One window of Nocardioides dongkuii genomic DNA carries:
- a CDS encoding HAD family hydrolase — MTPPAERRRLPNLQQRSTLAGEAAAAIAEVETALTTPADVTSAAFFDVDNTVMQGASIFHFARGLHRRKFFTTREIAGAAWKQAYFRMVGVEDPDHVADARTSALSFIAGHTVRELEELAEEIFDEAMAHRIWPGTRALAQMHLDQGQRVWLVTAAPVEIARIIARRLGLTGAMGTVAEHVDGVYTGRLVGDMLHGPAKAVAVGALAAREDLDLQACSAYSDSFNDLPMLAMVGDPCAINPDARLRAHARAQGWRVRDYRTGRKAARAGLLAGAVTGATSGAIAAGLAVRRRR, encoded by the coding sequence GTGACCCCGCCCGCGGAACGGCGACGCCTCCCGAACCTCCAGCAGCGCTCGACCCTGGCGGGCGAGGCCGCCGCCGCGATCGCCGAGGTCGAGACCGCGCTGACCACCCCCGCCGACGTCACCTCGGCGGCGTTCTTCGACGTCGACAACACCGTGATGCAGGGCGCGAGCATCTTCCACTTCGCCCGCGGGCTGCACCGGCGCAAGTTCTTCACCACCCGCGAGATCGCCGGCGCCGCGTGGAAGCAGGCCTACTTCCGGATGGTCGGGGTCGAGGACCCCGACCACGTCGCCGACGCCCGCACCTCCGCGCTCTCCTTCATCGCCGGCCACACCGTGCGCGAGCTCGAGGAGCTCGCCGAGGAGATCTTCGACGAGGCGATGGCGCACCGGATCTGGCCCGGCACCCGCGCCCTGGCCCAGATGCACCTCGACCAGGGCCAGCGGGTCTGGCTGGTCACCGCGGCCCCCGTGGAGATCGCCCGGATCATCGCCCGGCGGCTCGGGCTGACCGGCGCGATGGGCACGGTCGCCGAGCACGTGGACGGCGTCTACACCGGCCGGCTGGTCGGCGACATGCTGCACGGCCCCGCGAAGGCGGTGGCGGTGGGCGCGCTGGCGGCGCGCGAGGACCTCGACCTGCAGGCCTGCTCGGCGTACTCCGACTCCTTCAACGACCTCCCCATGCTGGCGATGGTCGGCGACCCCTGTGCGATCAACCCGGACGCCCGGCTGCGTGCCCACGCCCGGGCGCAGGGCTGGCGAGTGCGCGACTACCGCACCGGCCGCAAGGCGGCGCGCGCCGGTCTGCTGGCCGGGGCGGTCACCGGCGCGACGAGCGGCGCGATCGCCGCCGGGCTCGCCGTCCGACGCCGGCGCTGA
- a CDS encoding class I adenylate-forming enzyme family protein, with translation MLASAEVHDVRDVADLVAAAAAENPDKLALVEAGGRCLTWAQLDDEVGRIATGLGAAGIVAGQRVMLAAGNRLEFVATYLGTLRAQAVAVPVNPQAAPGELARMIADSGARMVVTDADTVRRVREGVALLEQALEDHAAGRPTEIDGDLLVRAATPRVVVAGATLLPGERSYDHLRAGTGRAVPPLQDPEKLACLLYTSGTSGRPRAAMLTHRALLANIDQVARVQPPMMHGDDVVLGVLPLFHVYGLNAVLGGAVRHRAKLVLVDRFDPQGTLDIIDDEACSVVPVAPPVFAHWGAEVQLDDRLGPVRLILSGSAPLSAEVIEEFTARTGIPVHQGYGLTEAAPVVTSTLCSVRPKPGSVGAALPGVSLRLVDDAGRAPEGEDPGEVQVRGPNLFSGYWPDGADGPDAEGWWSTGDVGFLDADGDLFLVDRVQDLVIVSGFNVYPVEVERVVREVEGVDEAAVIGVPDEASGEAVVVYVVAPGAADPDALVAAVRQRCAERLAGFKQPQRIEVVAELPLTVTGKVQKGRLRGLERRRSLGLLE, from the coding sequence ATGCTCGCCTCCGCCGAGGTCCACGACGTCCGCGACGTCGCCGACCTGGTCGCCGCGGCCGCCGCCGAGAACCCCGACAAGCTCGCGCTGGTGGAGGCCGGCGGGCGCTGCCTGACCTGGGCCCAGCTCGACGACGAGGTGGGCCGGATCGCGACCGGCCTCGGCGCGGCCGGCATCGTCGCGGGGCAGCGGGTGATGCTGGCCGCCGGCAACCGCCTCGAGTTCGTCGCGACGTACCTCGGCACGCTCCGCGCGCAGGCCGTCGCCGTCCCGGTCAACCCGCAGGCCGCGCCCGGCGAGCTCGCCCGGATGATCGCCGACTCCGGCGCGCGGATGGTGGTCACCGACGCCGACACGGTGCGCCGGGTGCGCGAGGGCGTCGCCCTGCTCGAGCAGGCGCTCGAGGACCACGCGGCCGGCCGCCCGACCGAGATCGACGGCGACCTGCTGGTCCGCGCCGCCACCCCGCGCGTCGTCGTCGCCGGGGCGACGCTGCTGCCCGGCGAGCGCTCCTACGACCACCTGCGCGCCGGCACCGGGCGCGCCGTACCTCCCCTGCAGGACCCGGAGAAGCTCGCCTGCCTCCTCTACACCAGCGGTACGTCGGGCCGCCCGCGCGCCGCGATGCTCACCCACCGCGCGCTGCTGGCCAACATCGACCAGGTCGCCCGGGTCCAGCCGCCGATGATGCACGGCGACGACGTGGTGCTCGGGGTGCTGCCGCTCTTCCACGTCTACGGGCTGAACGCCGTGCTCGGGGGCGCCGTCCGGCACCGCGCCAAGCTCGTCCTGGTCGACCGGTTCGACCCGCAGGGCACGCTCGACATCATCGACGACGAGGCCTGCAGCGTCGTCCCGGTGGCGCCGCCGGTCTTCGCCCACTGGGGCGCCGAGGTCCAGCTCGACGACCGGCTCGGCCCGGTCCGGCTGATCCTGTCCGGCTCCGCGCCGCTCTCGGCCGAGGTCATCGAGGAGTTCACCGCCCGCACCGGGATCCCGGTCCACCAGGGCTACGGCCTGACCGAGGCCGCCCCGGTGGTGACCAGCACGCTGTGCAGCGTGCGGCCCAAGCCGGGCTCGGTGGGCGCCGCGCTGCCGGGGGTCTCGCTGCGGCTGGTCGACGACGCCGGCCGCGCCCCGGAGGGCGAGGACCCCGGCGAGGTCCAGGTGCGCGGCCCCAACCTGTTCAGCGGCTACTGGCCCGACGGCGCGGACGGGCCGGACGCCGAGGGCTGGTGGTCCACCGGTGACGTCGGGTTCCTCGACGCCGACGGCGACCTGTTCCTCGTCGACCGGGTCCAGGACCTGGTGATCGTCTCCGGCTTCAACGTCTACCCCGTCGAGGTCGAGCGGGTCGTCCGCGAGGTCGAGGGGGTGGACGAGGCGGCCGTGATCGGCGTCCCCGACGAGGCGAGCGGCGAGGCCGTCGTCGTCTACGTCGTCGCCCCGGGCGCCGCGGACCCCGACGCGCTGGTCGCCGCCGTCCGCCAGCGCTGCGCGGAGCGGCTCGCCGGCTTCAAGCAGCCGCAGCGGATCGAGGTCGTCGCGGAGCTCCCGCTGACGGTCACCGGCAAGGTGCAGAAGGGCCGGCTGCGCGGGCTGGAGCGGCGCCGGTCGCTGGGGTTGCTGGAGTGA
- a CDS encoding glutaredoxin family protein, with product MTGEPRVLLYSRPGCHLCDDARAVVARVCADLGEEYAEVSILDDPALLERYAEEIPVTLVDGRQHDFWRVDETRLRAALTRPRP from the coding sequence GTGACCGGGGAGCCGCGGGTGCTGCTCTACTCCCGTCCGGGCTGCCACCTCTGCGACGACGCCCGGGCCGTGGTCGCCCGGGTCTGCGCCGACCTGGGGGAGGAGTACGCCGAGGTCTCGATCCTCGACGACCCCGCCCTGCTCGAGCGGTACGCCGAGGAGATCCCGGTGACCCTGGTCGACGGCCGGCAGCACGACTTCTGGCGGGTCGACGAGACCCGCCTGCGCGCGGCGCTGACCCGCCCCCGGCCCTGA
- a CDS encoding redox-sensing transcriptional repressor Rex → MTARTPSEAARDIPEATVARLPVYLRALTGLSEAGTSTCSSEDLAAAAGVNSAKLRKDLSYLGSYGTRGVGYDVDYLRYQIAREIGVTQDWPVVIVGIGNLGHALANYSGFRSRGFRTVALLDADASRTGEVVAGIDVRPFDDLERIVREHGVAIGVIATPSLAAQDVAERMVAAGITSILNFAATVLSVPAGVDVRKVDLSIELQILAYHEQRKHGDQTTREVTA, encoded by the coding sequence GTGACCGCACGGACTCCCAGCGAGGCCGCCCGGGACATCCCCGAGGCCACCGTCGCGCGGCTACCCGTCTACCTCAGAGCCCTGACGGGGCTCTCCGAGGCGGGCACCTCGACCTGCTCGAGCGAGGACCTCGCGGCCGCCGCCGGCGTGAACAGCGCCAAGCTCCGCAAGGACCTCTCCTACCTCGGCAGCTACGGCACCCGCGGGGTCGGGTACGACGTCGACTACCTGCGCTACCAGATCGCCCGCGAGATCGGCGTGACCCAGGACTGGCCGGTCGTCATCGTCGGCATCGGCAACCTCGGCCACGCGCTCGCGAACTACTCGGGCTTCCGCAGCCGGGGGTTCCGCACCGTCGCGCTGCTCGACGCCGACGCCTCGCGCACCGGCGAGGTGGTCGCGGGCATCGACGTACGCCCCTTCGACGACCTCGAGCGGATCGTGCGCGAGCACGGCGTCGCGATCGGCGTGATCGCCACGCCGTCCCTGGCCGCGCAGGACGTCGCCGAGCGGATGGTCGCGGCCGGCATCACCAGCATCCTCAACTTCGCCGCCACCGTGCTCTCGGTGCCGGCCGGGGTCGACGTCCGCAAGGTCGACCTCTCCATCGAGCTGCAGATCCTCGCCTACCACGAGCAGCGCAAGCACGGCGACCAGACGACCCGGGAGGTGACGGCATGA
- a CDS encoding glutamyl-tRNA reductase — MSVLVVGISHNSAPVSLLERVALDGDGVSKLIEDVAACPHVVEATVISTCNRLEIYTDVDRFHGSVEELSRMLVDRAERATEQMLPHLYVHYDDGAVSHLFQVAAGLDSMAVGEGQILGQTREALRVGQELGTVGPALNVLFQQALRVGKRSRAETDIDRAAPSLVTAALERAERHVGEVAGKRVLVVGAGAMAGLATATVARLGAAEVVVANRSRERADRLAREYAARPVPLSDLQAELGRADLVISCTGSTGVLVTREMVQDARGDGRPLAVIDLALPHDVEPAVGDLPGVFLVGLAALAEELHADSDGAVGDEVAQVRRIVGQEVSAFLNARRQASVTPTVVALRSMATSVVDAEMERLDHRLPGLDDAARAEVLHTVRRVADKLLHEPTVRVKELANETGAISYAAALAELFALDPEAVDAVTRAEGLE; from the coding sequence ATGAGCGTGCTCGTCGTGGGCATCTCCCACAACTCCGCCCCGGTCTCGCTGCTCGAGCGGGTCGCGCTCGACGGCGACGGGGTGAGCAAGCTGATCGAGGACGTCGCGGCCTGCCCGCACGTCGTCGAGGCCACCGTCATCTCCACCTGCAACCGGTTGGAGATCTACACCGACGTCGACCGCTTCCACGGCTCGGTCGAGGAGCTCTCCCGGATGCTCGTGGACCGCGCGGAGCGCGCCACCGAGCAGATGCTCCCGCACCTCTACGTCCACTACGACGACGGCGCGGTCTCCCACCTCTTCCAGGTGGCGGCCGGGCTCGACTCGATGGCGGTCGGCGAGGGCCAGATCCTCGGCCAGACCCGTGAGGCGCTCCGGGTCGGCCAGGAGCTCGGCACCGTCGGGCCCGCCCTGAACGTGCTCTTCCAGCAGGCGCTCCGCGTCGGCAAGCGCTCCCGCGCCGAGACCGACATCGACCGCGCCGCACCCTCCCTGGTCACCGCCGCCCTCGAGCGCGCCGAGCGGCACGTCGGCGAGGTCGCCGGCAAGCGGGTCCTGGTCGTCGGCGCCGGCGCGATGGCCGGCCTGGCCACCGCGACCGTCGCCCGCCTCGGTGCCGCCGAGGTCGTGGTCGCCAACCGCAGCCGCGAGCGCGCCGACCGGCTCGCCCGCGAGTACGCCGCCCGCCCGGTGCCGCTCTCCGACCTGCAGGCCGAGCTCGGCCGCGCCGACCTCGTGATCAGCTGCACCGGGTCCACCGGCGTGCTGGTCACCCGCGAGATGGTGCAGGACGCCCGGGGCGACGGCCGGCCGCTGGCCGTCATCGACCTCGCCCTGCCGCACGACGTCGAGCCCGCCGTGGGCGACCTGCCGGGCGTGTTCCTGGTGGGTCTCGCGGCGCTGGCCGAGGAGCTGCACGCCGACTCCGACGGCGCCGTCGGCGACGAGGTCGCCCAGGTCCGCCGGATCGTCGGCCAGGAGGTCAGCGCGTTCCTCAACGCCCGCCGCCAGGCCAGCGTGACGCCGACCGTGGTGGCGCTGCGCTCGATGGCCACCTCCGTCGTCGACGCCGAGATGGAGCGGCTCGACCACCGGCTGCCCGGGCTCGACGACGCCGCGCGCGCCGAGGTCCTGCACACCGTGCGCCGGGTGGCCGACAAGCTGCTCCACGAGCCGACGGTGCGCGTCAAGGAGCTCGCCAACGAGACCGGTGCGATCTCCTACGCCGCCGCGCTCGCCGAGCTGTTCGCGCTCGACCCCGAGGCCGTGGACGCCGTGACCCGGGCGGAGGGGCTCGAGTGA
- the hemC gene encoding hydroxymethylbilane synthase produces MSAAVRGPVRVGTRASLLATTQSGTVAAMIRERLGRDAVLVEIATDGDRTQASGVPLATYGGTGVFVGALRDALLRGDVDVAVHSLKDLPTYPAPGIRLVAVPGREDPRDVVVARDGLTLGELPVGSRVGTGSPRRAAQLHALGLGLDVVGVRGNVDTRIGKVRSGEYDAVVLARAGLARLDRLEEATEVLDPIQVLPAPGQGALGVECREDDELVTALATLDDPRARAAVEAERAVLATLEGGCSAPIGALAEVVEGEDGDELWVRAVALSLDGALSVRKSASGDPADAAGVGTRLAGEMLADGAGQLDSQQHDDSEQVRNA; encoded by the coding sequence GTGAGCGCCGCCGTCCGCGGGCCGGTGCGGGTCGGCACCCGCGCCTCGCTGCTCGCCACCACCCAGTCCGGCACCGTCGCGGCCATGATCCGCGAGCGCCTCGGCCGCGACGCCGTCCTGGTCGAGATCGCGACCGACGGCGACCGCACCCAGGCCTCCGGCGTCCCGCTGGCGACGTACGGCGGCACCGGGGTCTTCGTCGGCGCGCTGCGCGACGCCCTGCTGCGCGGCGACGTCGACGTCGCGGTGCACTCCCTCAAGGACCTCCCCACCTACCCCGCCCCCGGGATCCGCCTCGTGGCGGTGCCCGGACGCGAGGACCCGCGCGACGTGGTCGTCGCCCGCGACGGCCTCACCCTCGGCGAGCTGCCGGTCGGCTCCCGGGTCGGCACCGGCTCGCCGCGGCGGGCCGCACAGCTGCACGCCCTCGGCCTCGGTTTGGACGTGGTCGGCGTCCGTGGCAACGTCGACACCCGGATCGGCAAGGTCCGCTCGGGCGAGTACGACGCCGTCGTACTGGCTCGTGCCGGGTTGGCCCGGCTCGACCGGCTGGAGGAGGCGACCGAGGTGCTCGACCCGATCCAGGTCCTCCCCGCTCCCGGCCAGGGCGCCCTGGGCGTGGAGTGCCGCGAGGACGACGAGCTCGTCACCGCGCTGGCCACGCTCGACGACCCGCGGGCCCGTGCCGCGGTCGAGGCCGAGCGCGCCGTGCTCGCCACCCTCGAGGGCGGCTGCTCCGCCCCGATCGGCGCCCTCGCGGAGGTCGTCGAGGGCGAGGACGGCGACGAGCTCTGGGTGCGAGCCGTGGCGCTCTCACTCGACGGGGCCCTCTCGGTGCGGAAGTCCGCATCCGGGGACCCCGCCGACGCCGCCGGCGTCGGCACCCGGCTGGCCGGCGAGATGCTCGCCGACGGCGCCGGACAACTGGACTCCCAGCAGCACGACGATTCAGAACAGGTGCGCAACGCATGA
- a CDS encoding uroporphyrinogen-III synthase → MTRGKITTATPNHGWVSFVGSGPGDPDLLTVRAVELLEQADVVVTEAPEHGALVRTVLGLPDPADLPEDAPVPGPELVDGGFGEDGQPLTHAARAKVVVKQAKRGLRVVRLMTGDPFLYASGPEEAQACVKADIGFEIVPGVSSVSAVPAYAGIPLTTKDHREVAVVTCGEKVDWSQYADDRTLVLLSAVGQIADVAQALVAAGRSAQTPVAMTRVGTTTMQSTVTSTLEHIAADARAARMTPPAVTVVGKVVDLRETLSWFETKPLFGWRVLVPRTKDQAGPVVTRLRGYGAVPEEVPTISVEPPRNPQQMDKAVRGLVEGRYEWIAFTSVNAVRAVREKFEEYGLDARAFSGLKIAAVGDKTAQAIAAWGLRADLVPSGEQSAAGLLEDWPEYDEVLDPINRVFLPRADIATENLVAGLVDLGWECDDVTAYRTVRATPPPAPTRDAIKSGKFDAVVFTSSSTVRNLVGIAGKPHPSTVIAVIGPATAKTAEEHGLRVDVLAPAPDVEQLVDALADFGASRRAAMVEAGTPVTRPSERKPSTRSRKVRAE, encoded by the coding sequence ATGACCCGAGGCAAGATCACCACCGCCACCCCGAACCACGGGTGGGTGTCCTTCGTGGGCAGCGGACCCGGCGACCCGGACCTGCTCACGGTCCGCGCCGTCGAGCTGCTCGAGCAGGCGGACGTCGTCGTCACCGAGGCACCGGAGCACGGCGCGCTCGTGCGCACGGTGCTCGGGCTGCCCGACCCCGCCGACCTCCCCGAGGACGCCCCCGTGCCCGGCCCCGAGCTCGTGGACGGCGGGTTCGGCGAGGACGGCCAGCCGCTGACCCACGCGGCCCGCGCGAAGGTCGTCGTCAAGCAGGCGAAGCGCGGGCTGCGCGTCGTCCGGCTGATGACCGGCGACCCGTTCCTCTACGCGTCCGGTCCCGAGGAGGCCCAGGCCTGCGTCAAGGCCGACATCGGCTTCGAGATCGTCCCCGGCGTCTCCTCGGTCAGCGCGGTCCCGGCGTACGCCGGCATCCCGCTCACCACCAAGGACCACCGCGAGGTCGCCGTCGTGACCTGCGGCGAGAAGGTCGACTGGAGCCAGTACGCCGACGACCGCACCCTGGTGCTGCTCTCGGCCGTCGGCCAGATCGCCGACGTCGCGCAGGCGCTCGTCGCCGCCGGCCGCTCGGCCCAGACCCCCGTCGCGATGACGCGGGTCGGCACGACCACGATGCAGAGCACGGTCACCTCCACCCTCGAGCACATCGCCGCCGACGCGCGCGCCGCGCGGATGACGCCCCCGGCGGTCACCGTCGTGGGCAAGGTCGTCGACCTGCGCGAGACGCTCTCCTGGTTCGAGACCAAGCCGCTGTTCGGCTGGCGGGTCCTGGTGCCCCGCACCAAGGACCAGGCCGGCCCGGTCGTCACCCGGCTGCGCGGCTACGGCGCCGTGCCCGAGGAGGTGCCGACCATCTCCGTCGAGCCGCCCCGCAACCCCCAGCAGATGGACAAGGCCGTCCGCGGCCTCGTCGAGGGCCGCTACGAGTGGATCGCCTTCACCTCGGTGAACGCCGTCCGCGCCGTGCGCGAGAAGTTCGAGGAGTACGGCCTCGACGCGCGGGCGTTCTCCGGGCTCAAGATCGCCGCGGTGGGCGACAAGACCGCCCAGGCCATCGCCGCCTGGGGCCTGCGCGCGGACCTGGTGCCCTCGGGCGAGCAGTCCGCCGCCGGGCTCCTGGAGGACTGGCCGGAGTACGACGAGGTGCTCGACCCGATCAACCGGGTCTTCCTCCCGCGCGCCGACATCGCCACCGAGAACCTGGTCGCCGGCCTGGTCGACCTCGGCTGGGAGTGCGACGACGTCACGGCGTACCGCACCGTGCGCGCCACCCCGCCGCCCGCGCCCACCCGCGACGCGATCAAGTCGGGCAAGTTCGACGCGGTCGTGTTCACCTCGTCCTCGACGGTGCGCAACCTGGTCGGCATCGCCGGCAAGCCGCACCCGTCGACGGTGATCGCCGTGATCGGCCCCGCGACCGCGAAGACCGCCGAGGAGCACGGCCTGCGGGTCGACGTCCTGGCCCCCGCGCCGGACGTCGAGCAGCTCGTCGACGCCCTGGCGGACTTCGGCGCCAGCCGCCGCGCCGCGATGGTCGAGGCCGGCACGCCGGTCACCCGCCCGTCGGAGCGCAAGCCCTCCACCAGGTCGAGGAAGGTCCGAGCCGAGTGA